A genomic stretch from Tribolium castaneum strain GA2 chromosome 6, icTriCast1.1, whole genome shotgun sequence includes:
- the LOC103314096 gene encoding tubulin monoglutamylase TTLL4 isoform X2, with protein sequence MGDCQLNYPPGEDRFCKYAYSSWCPTCERSSPRRRSRSETTECRRKCKEMKSLSPKKYARSREYENMDLELNNYNWYEPPRDYKIRSSQLCELPTSYISNNCQTSKLPPPEGVRNYEPALKMKQEDFYDAFKYEKPKHHLNGFAKKPPRSPYTVYDNQLSFDTSTYFDKIRDASNLHERYIKEIESVRERIALWKTGKKLEIEAKNQKFVPVHGSKLEQKYAKELQAVKERLASKNAKKSDVDDIITINQSEIGPRPRKIAIKTKKINLGKMKKVRLPSSKINTPIAEFTESDYSGSDESEAEEVLNADDESESLSEATCNGAEPEIIPPQIPGGDASGWPLRPSLFPHIPPYIRFSTHDSDSPIEVPAGRRLFKWKLSTITPVVVRKTLTNSGFALVRSEFSRESNQWLGTWGKHMKSPMFKTLKETQKLNHFPGTFQLGRKDRLWRNFQRLINKFGYKEFGFIPQTYVLPHELKILKQNWEYKNGSGDAWIVKPPASARGAGIKVINKWSQLPKKMSLVVQKYISNPYLINGSKFDLRLYVLVTSFNPLRIYLYPDGLARFASAKYSSDSKDLKDRFVHLTNYSINKLSSQYTANEDANACQGHKWTITKLLEYMSRQGVDTKALWRNLQQLVIKTIITGEAPIHQLCEENMLSRYNCYELFGVDVLLDENLKAWLLEVNISPSLHSASPLDAHVKGPLVQTLFDLAQFHFPPRLSQTVRHSPQCFDPKLYTTSLTKKEREKHTLFEQYESRHDYLDDILAELTGDDVRKLTQAEDEWCVKGRFERIFPTSQTHKYLNFMEVRYYNRLFDAWECRFERNRQEGINLLKALCAEKVHLKVAPQSTLHKARHFVLATLQSVCSQCRKFAEYEPWVCESAAVEGRPESASCRNPARGHNRKL encoded by the exons ATGGGAGATTGCCAATTGAATTACCCCCCCGGTGAAGACAGATTTTGCAAGTACGCGTATTCGAGTTGGTGCCCCACTTGCGAGCGCAGCTCCCCGAGGCGGCGCTCCCGCAGCGAGACCACCGAATGCCGGCGAAAGTGCAAGGAAATGAAGAGTTTGTCGCCGAAAAAGTACGCCAGGAGCCGCGAGTACGAGAACATGGACTTGGAATTGAACAATTACAACTGGTATGAGCCCCCTCGCGATTACAAAATCCGGTCAAGCCAGCTGTGCGAATTGCCAACCTCTTATATATCGAACAATTGCCAAACGTCAAAATTACCACCACCAGAAGGCGTCAGAAATTACGAGCCCGCCCTCAAAATGAAACAAGAAGACTTTTACGACGCCTTCAAGTACGAGAAACCGAAACACCACCTCAACGGCTTCGCCAAAAAGCCCCCCAGGAGTCCGTACACCGTCTACGACAATCAGCTCAGTTTCGACACCAGCAcctattttgataaaatccgCGATGCCTCAAACTTGCACGAGCGCTACATTAAGGAGATCGAGTCGGTGCGGGAGCGCATTGCCCTGTGGAAGACGGGCAAGAAGCTGGAAATCGaagccaaaaaccaaaaatttgtgCCGGTGCACGGCAGCAAGTTGGAGCAGAAATATGCAAAGGAGCTGCAAGCTGTGAAGGAGAGACTTGCGTccaaaaatgccaaaaagtCGGACGTTGACGATATTATTACGATAAATCAGAGCGAGATTGGCCCAAGGCCCAGGAAAATTGCCATCAAGACGAAGAAAATCAATCTGGGGAAAATGAAGAAGGTGCGCCTGCCTTCCAGCAAGATAAACACACCCATCGCCGAATTCACGGAAAG CGACTACAGCGGTTCTGACGAAAGCGAAGCCGAAGAAGTGCTAAACGCCGACGACGAATCGGAAAGTCTCAGTGAGGCCACGTGCAATGGCGCCGAACCCGAAATCATCCCACCACAAATACCAG GTGGGGACGCCTCGGGGTGGCCCCTCCGCCCGAGCCTCTTCCCCCACATCCCCCCATACATCCGCTTCAGCACCCACGACTCCGACAGCCCCATTGAGGTCCCGGCAGGTCGGCGTTTGTTCAAGTGGAAATTAAGCACAATAACGCCGGTTGTGGTTCGCAAAACTTTAACAAACTCGGGCTTTGCGTTGGTCAGAAGTGAGTTCAGTCGAG AGTCCAATCAATGGTTGGGTACGTGGGGCAAACACATGAAATCACCAATGTTTAAGACGTTAAAAGAGACGCAAAAATTGAATCATTTCCCTGGAACGTTTCAATTGGGGCGTAAAGACCGGCTGTGGCGCAATTTCCAAAGACTTATCAATAAATTCGGATACAAAGA aTTTGGGTTCATTCCTCAAACGTATGTTCTACCTCACGAATTGAAAATACTCAAGCAGAATTGGGAGTATAAGAACGGCAGTGGAGACGCGTGGATTGTTAAACCG CCGGCTTCAGCTCGCGGTGCCGGCATCAAAGTGATAAACAAGTGGTCCCAACTCCCCAAAAAAATGTCCCTAGTTGTGCAAAAATACATTTCGAATCCGTACCTGATAAACGGGAGCAAGTTTGATCTCAGATTGTACGTCCTGGTCACTAGTTTCAATCCATTGCGCATTTACCTGTATCCAGACGGCTTGGCGAGATTTGCAAGTG CCAAATATAGTTCCGACTCCAAGGACTTGAAAGACCGTTTTGTGCATTTAACCAATTACAGTATCAATAAATTGTCGAGTCAGTACACAGCCAATGAGGACGCTAACGCGTGTCAAGGCCACAAATG GACGATAACGAAACTACTCGAATACATGTCGAGGCAAGGTGTCGACACGAAAGCCCTCTGGCGCAATTTACAACAACTCGTCATCAAGACAATCATTACGGGGGAAGCCCCCATCCACCAATTGTGCGAAGAAAACATGCTCAGTCGGTACAATTGCTACGAATTGTTCGGGGTCGATGTCCTACTCGATGAAAATCTCAAAGCTTGGCTACTGGAAGTGAACATTTCGCCCAGTTTGCATTCAGCCAGCCCGCTAGATGCACATGTTAAGGGCCCCCTTGTCCAAACCTTATTTGATCTCGCACAGTTCCATTTTCCGCCAAGGTTGTCTCAAACCGTCCGTCACAGCCCCCAATGTTTCGACCCCAAATTGTACACAACTTCGCTCACGAAAAAAGAGCGGGAAAAGCACACACTTTTCGAACAGTATGAGTCACGACACGACTACCTCGACGATATTTTGGCCGAATTGACTGGCGATGATGTGCGAAAGTTGACGCAAGCCGAAGACGAGTGGTGTGTTAAGGGGCGTTTCGAGAGGATTTTCCCCACCTCGCAGACGCACAAGTATTTGAATTTCATGGAAGTTCGGTATTATAATCGGCTGTTTGATGCGTGGGAGTGCCGATTTGAGAGGAACAGGCAGGAAGGGATTAACTTATTGAAGGCGTTATGCGCCGAAAAAGTGCACTTAAAAGTGGCGCCGCAGAGTACGCTACACAAG GCGAGACATTTCGTACTGGCAACACTGCAAAGCGTTTGTTCACAATGTCGCA AATTCGCTGAGTACGAGCCATGGGTGTGCGAGTCTGCAGCCGTCGAGGGAAGGCCAGAGTCGGCCTCTTGCAGAAATCCTGCAAGAGGTCACAATCGAAAGCTCTAG